One genomic segment of Natranaeroarchaeum aerophilus includes these proteins:
- a CDS encoding peptidase, with protein MNWRTFLLIAVIAVTLSAGGVAVAAAGGSGIETTAGDHAHSVETSESLTTETHTDPPADAVLAHGEDVDGLDDDSIDGVANHAAAETVQGEPTDGIELDVELSQRSDRPGEVGVELQYRVPDRLASLDLRIFDEANVEEADGFTEDEDGRYVWDGSTERPTIRYTMSVNQQLEQDGPIAGPGTYIFANTEDWTVMAQPRLSHSWGWRGGGPVGLERSTSIDGPGASGDRIAFLGEQTTHTHEAHGQRFDLVVPEAAELAESPDEIFDSVSHASEAMQVGSRDDEVFMLAVPTGEVRWGVRGLQTGAADLWVRDNEVLDTADNVWVHEYVHTRQGYQTDRDARWFTEATATYYAALLTLEEDRIEFSEFQARLDAGTRDRHADAVLADPDSWARGTDYNKGALAAGEIDRQLRLETDGGASLQEPFGRMNEAADSVDSDDFLDYVESAGGEEPREAARRLTTTSETAAVWSADEHAAAFGTSPARIGYSLPDDADGLRVDGDYRERSIGHEDPITVVTGERLTIDGIVENTGDSAGNYEARLRVDGQVVDRRTGRLDPGDRTTTTVSHQLEEPGERIVAFGDDQRRVIVEEPATARVTDVTRSHGRVAPGEDVTVSATVTNDNPLPGRADVQIRTGGETIEETTVYLDADGETTVVATHRFDETGTQRITVDDGTGAQTVSVRVTAGGVAGLIAELGDGSLGVGVLSVLVVFALLGASSYVFRAGR; from the coding sequence GTGAACTGGCGAACGTTTCTCCTGATTGCAGTAATCGCGGTCACGCTTTCGGCTGGCGGCGTGGCCGTCGCAGCCGCGGGCGGTTCGGGTATCGAGACGACTGCAGGCGACCACGCCCACAGTGTCGAGACCAGCGAGTCACTCACCACCGAAACACACACCGATCCCCCTGCTGACGCCGTTCTGGCACACGGCGAGGACGTCGACGGCCTCGACGACGATTCGATTGATGGCGTCGCCAACCACGCCGCGGCCGAGACGGTACAGGGCGAGCCTACTGATGGAATCGAACTCGACGTCGAACTCTCACAGCGTTCCGACCGGCCCGGCGAGGTCGGTGTGGAACTCCAGTATCGGGTTCCGGACCGACTCGCTTCGCTCGACCTCCGGATTTTCGACGAGGCGAACGTCGAGGAGGCCGACGGGTTCACCGAGGACGAGGACGGCCGATACGTCTGGGACGGGAGCACCGAGCGTCCGACGATCAGATACACCATGTCGGTCAATCAGCAACTGGAGCAGGATGGCCCGATCGCCGGGCCGGGCACCTACATCTTCGCCAACACCGAAGACTGGACGGTGATGGCCCAGCCACGCCTCTCCCACAGCTGGGGCTGGCGCGGCGGCGGTCCCGTAGGGCTCGAACGCTCGACGAGCATCGACGGCCCCGGCGCGTCCGGTGACCGGATCGCGTTCCTCGGCGAGCAGACGACCCATACCCACGAGGCACACGGACAGCGCTTCGACCTTGTCGTCCCCGAGGCCGCCGAACTCGCGGAGTCGCCCGACGAGATCTTTGACTCAGTCAGCCACGCCAGCGAAGCGATGCAGGTCGGGAGCCGCGACGACGAGGTGTTCATGCTGGCGGTGCCGACCGGCGAGGTCCGGTGGGGCGTCCGCGGCCTCCAGACCGGAGCCGCAGATCTGTGGGTGCGGGACAACGAGGTCCTCGACACGGCCGATAACGTCTGGGTTCACGAGTACGTCCACACCCGTCAGGGCTACCAGACCGACCGCGATGCGCGGTGGTTCACCGAGGCGACGGCAACGTACTACGCTGCCTTGCTCACCCTCGAAGAGGACCGCATCGAGTTCTCCGAGTTCCAGGCGCGGCTCGACGCCGGCACACGCGACCGCCACGCTGACGCCGTCCTCGCCGATCCCGATAGCTGGGCCAGAGGCACCGATTACAACAAGGGCGCGCTGGCCGCGGGTGAGATCGACCGACAGCTCAGGCTCGAAACCGACGGCGGTGCGAGCCTGCAGGAGCCGTTCGGCCGGATGAACGAGGCCGCTGACTCGGTCGACAGCGACGACTTCCTCGACTACGTCGAATCGGCTGGCGGTGAGGAGCCACGCGAGGCCGCCCGGCGGCTGACGACGACGAGCGAGACTGCGGCCGTCTGGTCGGCCGATGAACACGCCGCCGCCTTCGGTACCTCGCCTGCACGGATCGGCTACTCGCTACCCGACGACGCCGACGGACTCCGTGTCGACGGCGACTACCGGGAGCGATCGATCGGCCACGAAGACCCGATCACTGTCGTTACGGGCGAGCGTCTGACGATCGACGGTATCGTCGAGAACACCGGCGATAGCGCTGGCAACTACGAGGCACGGCTTCGCGTCGACGGCCAGGTGGTTGACCGGAGGACCGGTCGGCTCGATCCGGGCGACCGCACGACTACGACGGTATCTCACCAGCTCGAGGAGCCGGGCGAGCGGATCGTCGCGTTCGGCGACGACCAGCGCCGCGTGATCGTCGAGGAGCCCGCAACGGCCAGAGTGACCGACGTGACACGCTCACACGGTCGCGTCGCTCCCGGCGAGGACGTGACCGTTTCGGCGACCGTGACCAACGATAATCCGCTCCCTGGGCGGGCAGACGTCCAGATTCGTACGGGCGGCGAGACCATCGAGGAAACGACCGTGTATCTCGACGCCGACGGTGAAACGACCGTCGTGGCGACTCATCGCTTCGACGAAACGGGTACTCAGCGCATCACCGTCGACGACGGCACCGGAGCGCAGACGGTGAGCGTCCGGGTCACAGCGGGTGGCGTTGCAGGACTGATCGCCGAGCTGGGTGACGGTTCGCTCGGTGTCGGCGTCCTTTCCGTACTCGTGGTGTTTGCACTGCTCGGCGCATCGAGCTACGTCTTCCGTGCTGGCCGGTAG
- a CDS encoding NUDIX hydrolase, translated as MSTVDSLWYLADQATQRAEQAAHDLDSRYEPTLCYERTRTVSRHHFRTLVERIQQSGTPYGTQTIVYRPAGELLLVYHEDADRWVLPGGCGHRGERFRETARRELREEAGIEASYDGLALRADVTVRCGTTETWGVLPIFAAQAETTSIDIDDPDGEISDARWFDELPSDTRDRGEILAWRDRVLS; from the coding sequence ATGAGTACAGTTGATAGCCTCTGGTATCTCGCGGATCAGGCGACACAGCGCGCAGAACAGGCCGCTCATGACCTCGACAGCCGGTACGAGCCCACGCTTTGCTACGAGCGCACTCGGACCGTCTCCCGACACCACTTCCGGACCCTCGTCGAGCGGATCCAGCAGTCAGGAACGCCGTACGGTACACAGACGATCGTGTACCGTCCCGCCGGCGAACTACTGCTGGTGTACCACGAGGATGCCGACAGGTGGGTCCTCCCGGGTGGCTGTGGCCACCGTGGGGAGCGGTTTCGGGAGACGGCCCGCCGCGAACTTCGCGAGGAAGCCGGGATCGAAGCGTCGTACGACGGGCTAGCGCTTCGGGCCGACGTGACGGTTCGCTGTGGGACGACCGAGACGTGGGGTGTGTTGCCGATCTTTGCCGCACAGGCTGAGACGACGAGTATTGACATCGACGACCCGGACGGGGAGATCAGCGACGCGCGCTGGTTCGACGAACTGCCGTCGGATACACGGGACCGGGGAGAGATCCTCGCGTGGCGCGACCGGGTGCTCTCCTGA
- a CDS encoding helix-turn-helix domain-containing protein, whose protein sequence is MSHQRSTAGTAVEPSTAHVSFYVSVVDGERARDVLGHLTDCLGEPDRYTVRWAEDVQSDPVFCTTAPAADDVTEPQLRAARLAVERGYYDRPKSVSLDTLADELDVSPSEVSRRLGEVERQLVRSLVEYRG, encoded by the coding sequence ATGTCACACCAACGCTCCACCGCCGGGACCGCCGTCGAGCCGTCGACAGCACACGTTAGCTTCTACGTGTCCGTCGTGGATGGGGAACGGGCCAGGGACGTGCTGGGGCATCTCACGGACTGTCTCGGCGAACCGGACCGATACACCGTGCGGTGGGCGGAGGATGTCCAGTCGGATCCGGTGTTCTGTACGACGGCTCCGGCCGCGGATGACGTGACCGAGCCCCAGTTGCGCGCCGCCCGACTTGCGGTCGAGCGTGGCTACTACGACCGGCCAAAGTCCGTCAGTCTCGACACGCTCGCGGACGAACTCGATGTCAGTCCCTCGGAAGTCTCGCGACGACTTGGCGAAGTCGAACGACAGCTCGTCAGGTCGCTGGTGGAGTATCGAGGGTGA
- a CDS encoding molecular chaperone TorD family protein gives MSKRYSNDDHGSYRRPAASAGDLTDRRETWVGIYTLLAEGLKHPDDRLHRDVREERFADELARHADELDIPLPVEPGDPTHAPETRAAFDSEYIALFEGLATPYAPLVESVYRPWRAGWSSDGLLSGPAASDMRDRYDAAGVSIPDAYEADHLALLLEYAAALLQSGADAAYRTFVDQHLDWLPALRRLVDDAAADAPFHRYCVVAVCETVATARRRQRLPAPEPEQIDEQVDRASTHVE, from the coding sequence ATGTCCAAACGATACTCGAACGACGATCACGGATCGTATCGACGCCCCGCCGCGAGCGCGGGTGACCTGACTGACCGACGCGAGACGTGGGTTGGGATATACACGCTGCTCGCAGAGGGGCTAAAACACCCCGACGACCGACTGCATCGTGACGTCAGGGAAGAACGCTTCGCGGACGAGCTGGCACGACACGCCGACGAGCTCGATATCCCGCTCCCCGTCGAACCGGGCGACCCCACGCACGCGCCGGAGACGCGCGCGGCGTTCGACAGCGAGTACATCGCGCTGTTCGAGGGGCTCGCCACACCGTACGCACCACTGGTCGAGTCGGTGTACCGCCCCTGGCGGGCCGGCTGGTCGAGCGACGGGCTGCTGTCGGGACCGGCGGCAAGCGACATGCGGGACCGATACGATGCCGCAGGCGTGTCGATTCCCGACGCTTACGAAGCCGACCATCTCGCACTCCTCCTGGAGTATGCGGCTGCACTCCTGCAGTCCGGAGCGGACGCCGCCTACCGAACGTTCGTCGACCAGCATCTCGACTGGCTACCGGCGCTCCGCCGCCTCGTCGACGACGCTGCTGCGGATGCCCCGTTCCACAGATACTGTGTCGTCGCCGTCTGTGAGACCGTCGCCACCGCCAGACGGCGGCAACGGCTGCCCGCTCCGGAGCCGGAGCAGATCGACGAACAGGTCGACAGAGCGAGCACCCACGTCGAATAA
- the nrfD gene encoding NrfD/PsrC family molybdoenzyme membrane anchor subunit encodes MMDSPDGLVWMAQQEYGWYIAAYLFFSGLAGGAYLTGFAADLFGWRSGDEATEQSMRAITQWGVVLSLGAIAAGMFFLLFFHLGAPLRAMLFPVLFVNFGSWLVIGTWIIVLFSIVAVLQALWLLWDPHRLTATGRVRGGLTGTSAFPRRLTAWMETRFSVPVDTWLARLAAWTNPGRTGRLALSGVGSALALGMVAYTGLKLGYVSATVPLWDGTLLPFLFLASALSIGLAATIGATALFEGIHGTKVTTFSIADDVIILGEVLVLVLLLATLSAGGPGAVAAFELLTAEYGLLFWGGVVTIGLALPLALSVALIAVERRADVHTSERLGRLVRGAYTMKFGFVVLGGVALRYLIIAAAYNAPLTT; translated from the coding sequence ATGATGGATAGTCCGGACGGACTCGTCTGGATGGCCCAGCAGGAGTACGGCTGGTATATCGCCGCGTACCTGTTCTTCAGCGGGCTCGCCGGCGGTGCGTATCTGACCGGCTTCGCCGCCGATCTGTTCGGCTGGCGCTCGGGCGATGAGGCCACCGAGCAGTCGATGCGTGCGATTACGCAGTGGGGCGTCGTCCTGTCGCTTGGAGCCATCGCAGCGGGCATGTTCTTCCTGCTGTTTTTCCATCTCGGCGCGCCGCTCCGGGCGATGCTGTTCCCGGTTCTGTTCGTTAACTTCGGCTCGTGGCTCGTGATCGGGACCTGGATCATCGTGCTGTTCTCGATCGTTGCGGTCCTGCAGGCACTCTGGTTGCTGTGGGACCCACACAGGCTGACGGCGACCGGGCGCGTTCGCGGGGGACTCACCGGCACGAGTGCGTTCCCCCGGCGCCTCACCGCGTGGATGGAGACGCGCTTTAGCGTGCCAGTAGATACGTGGCTCGCTCGGCTGGCAGCCTGGACCAATCCGGGCCGGACGGGACGTCTGGCCCTTTCGGGCGTCGGCTCGGCGCTCGCGCTCGGGATGGTCGCGTACACGGGCCTCAAACTCGGCTACGTCTCGGCGACCGTACCGCTGTGGGACGGAACCCTGCTTCCGTTCCTGTTCCTCGCTAGCGCGCTCTCGATCGGGCTGGCGGCCACGATCGGGGCGACGGCCCTGTTCGAGGGGATCCACGGGACGAAGGTGACGACGTTCAGCATCGCCGATGACGTCATCATTCTCGGCGAGGTCCTCGTCCTCGTCTTGCTGCTGGCGACGCTGTCGGCCGGCGGGCCGGGCGCCGTCGCGGCCTTCGAGTTGCTAACGGCGGAGTACGGGCTCCTCTTCTGGGGCGGCGTGGTCACGATCGGGCTTGCGCTCCCGCTGGCGCTTTCGGTCGCCCTGATCGCCGTCGAGCGGCGGGCCGACGTCCACACCAGCGAGCGACTGGGTCGGCTCGTCCGCGGTGCCTACACGATGAAGTTCGGCTTCGTCGTGCTCGGCGGCGTAGCACTGCGCTATCTGATCATCGCTGCGGCGTACAACGCGCCACTTACCACCTGA
- a CDS encoding 4Fe-4S dicluster domain-containing protein, protein MSQWGFYFDPDKCIGCHACTQACQVRNDIDPDEGVTWRRVEHVGEGEFPDYEEVSISMSCYHCGEPECRDVCPTFALEKREEDGIVTVDQDRCIGCNYCSYACPYGAAQFGENELVQKCHGCLGSGAGDGHGSPPREESDTARETPACVDNCVTGALDAGPINELIRGASEEAAEEFQADDGGPALVLEPATGSTAEVDGDDG, encoded by the coding sequence ATGAGCCAGTGGGGCTTTTACTTCGACCCCGACAAGTGTATCGGCTGTCACGCCTGTACGCAGGCCTGTCAGGTTCGGAACGATATCGACCCTGACGAGGGCGTCACGTGGCGACGGGTCGAACACGTCGGCGAGGGCGAGTTCCCGGACTACGAGGAGGTCTCGATCTCGATGAGCTGTTATCACTGCGGCGAGCCCGAGTGTCGGGACGTCTGTCCGACCTTTGCCCTCGAAAAGCGGGAGGAAGACGGCATCGTTACCGTCGATCAGGACCGCTGTATCGGCTGTAACTACTGTTCGTACGCCTGCCCGTACGGTGCAGCGCAGTTCGGCGAGAACGAACTGGTCCAGAAGTGCCACGGCTGTCTCGGCTCCGGGGCCGGCGACGGGCACGGCTCCCCGCCCCGGGAGGAGTCCGATACGGCGCGTGAGACGCCCGCCTGTGTCGACAACTGTGTAACGGGAGCGCTCGATGCCGGACCGATCAACGAGCTGATCCGTGGGGCTTCGGAAGAAGCGGCCGAGGAGTTCCAGGCTGACGATGGCGGGCCGGCGCTCGTCCTCGAACCCGCGACCGGGAGCACTGCGGAGGTGGACGGCGATGATGGATAG
- a CDS encoding molybdopterin-containing oxidoreductase family protein, with product MSEGESNSVRRRTFLKGSAGALAAAVAGCVGRGDEESATAANRQTVHNNCWICRASCGQEVVLEDGEAVDLTGVDGHPKASAGAGTEGTLCSKGLAQLDKTYNPNRITRPYIREDGDLRAADWDEAITYAAAQLETFSEEHGPEKLLRYQGYPLGGDFHDLLFRDLYGAPLQVGRKTTCHGPFSDSWEWMAGYGREWPDWKNSEFMIAWGRNPMESFRGQWEPKAIMETIEENDATLVCIDPRYTKTAEIADVWIPIEPRTDGALALAMGHVIIEDELYDEAFVEEWTYGFDAYRDAVADKTPEWAAEITDVDAEVIRQLAVGFAEAAPSSVAFPWTGLAFQGNGFKNCQNVHALNGLVGNIDREGGTRHWQSGFSLADPFEERGLDVPANHEDRPTPEYDDYPYQRHIRDLSHNAVPTAVDRGDIRGFVNNWSAPLKSGNSDAWAEALEAMDLVITVDAFWSGVSRRADVVFPAASTLEQPFLDAGGDGSYSESGWVTASNAVIEPIGDCRTDYQIYSALAEELGWGEYFPWEDAAEFYDEQLSGVGLSFDEVAEQSYEIVSDVGYEQWLEDGFDTETGKFQFDLDVVDQYAELAEETGASTAPEWHPPDDDQYGNTRDEEYPLLLTDGFVEQLSRGHCQALDEAVEEYHDRFGFRYEEYDGNLLHINPVDAEPRGIETGERVRVESPDGEVELVAHVYEGVRPGWLFTAAGFGEYSIAPDQAGANIMTMNTERHVEPVSGQTDRNHPVEVAPAGGDGV from the coding sequence ATGAGCGAGGGGGAATCGAACTCAGTACGGCGGCGGACGTTCCTCAAGGGCTCTGCCGGAGCGCTCGCAGCCGCGGTCGCTGGCTGTGTCGGCCGTGGAGACGAGGAGTCCGCCACGGCAGCGAACCGACAGACGGTCCACAACAACTGCTGGATCTGTCGGGCGAGCTGCGGGCAGGAGGTCGTCCTCGAAGACGGCGAGGCTGTCGATCTCACCGGCGTGGATGGTCACCCGAAGGCCAGCGCCGGGGCCGGGACCGAGGGAACGCTGTGCTCGAAAGGGCTCGCCCAGCTCGATAAGACGTACAACCCCAACCGGATCACCCGCCCGTATATCCGCGAGGACGGTGACTTGCGCGCCGCCGACTGGGACGAGGCGATCACGTACGCCGCAGCGCAACTCGAAACGTTCAGTGAGGAGCACGGTCCGGAGAAACTCCTCCGCTACCAGGGCTATCCCCTTGGCGGCGATTTCCACGACCTGCTCTTCCGGGACCTGTACGGCGCGCCGCTGCAGGTCGGCCGCAAAACGACCTGTCACGGCCCCTTTTCTGATTCCTGGGAGTGGATGGCCGGCTACGGCCGCGAGTGGCCCGACTGGAAGAACTCGGAGTTTATGATCGCGTGGGGCCGGAACCCGATGGAATCGTTCCGCGGTCAGTGGGAGCCGAAAGCGATCATGGAGACGATCGAGGAAAACGACGCAACGCTCGTCTGCATCGATCCACGGTACACGAAGACGGCCGAAATCGCCGACGTGTGGATCCCGATCGAACCGCGGACCGACGGGGCGCTCGCGCTCGCGATGGGCCACGTCATTATCGAAGACGAGCTCTACGACGAGGCGTTCGTCGAGGAGTGGACCTACGGCTTCGATGCCTACCGCGATGCCGTCGCCGACAAGACGCCAGAGTGGGCCGCGGAGATCACCGATGTCGACGCCGAGGTCATCAGACAACTCGCCGTCGGCTTCGCCGAGGCGGCCCCCAGTTCGGTCGCGTTCCCGTGGACCGGCCTCGCGTTCCAGGGGAACGGCTTCAAGAACTGCCAGAACGTCCACGCGCTCAACGGGCTGGTCGGCAACATCGATCGGGAGGGGGGCACCCGCCACTGGCAGTCCGGCTTCTCGCTCGCCGATCCGTTCGAGGAGCGGGGACTCGACGTCCCGGCCAATCACGAGGATCGGCCCACGCCAGAGTACGACGACTATCCCTACCAGCGTCACATCCGCGACCTCTCGCACAACGCGGTCCCCACGGCGGTCGACCGTGGCGACATCCGTGGCTTTGTCAACAACTGGTCGGCCCCACTCAAAAGCGGTAACAGTGACGCGTGGGCCGAGGCGCTGGAGGCGATGGATCTCGTGATCACCGTCGACGCGTTCTGGAGCGGGGTCAGCCGTCGCGCCGACGTCGTGTTCCCCGCCGCGTCGACCCTCGAACAGCCCTTCCTCGATGCGGGTGGGGACGGCTCGTACAGCGAGTCGGGCTGGGTGACCGCCTCGAACGCCGTCATCGAGCCGATCGGCGACTGCCGGACCGACTACCAGATATACAGTGCGCTGGCCGAAGAGCTGGGCTGGGGCGAGTACTTCCCGTGGGAAGATGCTGCCGAGTTCTACGACGAGCAGCTCTCGGGTGTCGGACTGTCGTTCGACGAGGTCGCCGAGCAAAGCTACGAGATCGTCTCCGACGTCGGGTACGAGCAGTGGCTTGAGGACGGCTTCGACACGGAAACCGGGAAGTTCCAGTTCGATCTCGATGTCGTCGACCAGTACGCCGAACTCGCCGAGGAGACCGGTGCGAGTACGGCTCCGGAGTGGCATCCGCCGGACGACGATCAGTACGGGAACACGAGGGACGAGGAGTACCCCCTGTTGCTGACCGACGGCTTCGTCGAGCAGCTCTCCCGTGGCCACTGTCAGGCCCTCGACGAGGCAGTCGAGGAGTATCACGACCGGTTTGGCTTCCGATACGAGGAGTACGACGGAAACTTGCTCCATATCAATCCGGTCGATGCAGAGCCTCGCGGCATCGAAACCGGCGAACGAGTGCGGGTCGAATCCCCCGACGGCGAGGTCGAGCTCGTTGCACACGTCTACGAGGGCGTCCGCCCCGGCTGGCTGTTTACCGCCGCCGGGTTCGGCGAGTACTCGATCGCCCCCGATCAGGCCGGGGCAAACATCATGACGATGAACACCGAACGACACGTCGAGCCGGTCTCCGGACAGACCGATCGGAATCATCCGGTCGAAGTCGCGCCCGCCGGAGGTGACGGCGTATGA
- a CDS encoding helix-turn-helix domain-containing protein — MSSLFPGAETLDLYVELELGLPGTHPCAMRKLGSQEDTLDSVSRRSDGNRCSLTVEGAPSDRNEARIEQVEQPCHEGQCYYELLDRDGFSAEIAAVTETGVRVEAHVRSRTILTEIVEDLSAIGDVTVQKLAQHGTDAELSDLRTIDFGILTELEQQTLQRAVADGYYDQPRTTSLEELAEQFDISKGTLSQRLRSAERKLVLEAACDSFAEGT, encoded by the coding sequence ATGAGTTCGCTCTTTCCGGGTGCTGAAACGCTCGATCTCTACGTCGAGCTGGAACTCGGCCTCCCCGGCACGCATCCGTGTGCGATGCGGAAGCTCGGTTCTCAGGAGGATACGCTCGACTCCGTTTCCCGCCGTAGCGACGGGAACAGATGCTCGCTAACGGTCGAGGGAGCACCCAGTGACAGAAACGAGGCGCGAATCGAACAGGTCGAACAGCCCTGCCACGAGGGGCAGTGTTACTACGAACTCCTCGATCGTGATGGGTTCAGTGCCGAGATTGCGGCCGTCACCGAAACCGGTGTTCGGGTGGAGGCACACGTTCGGTCCCGCACGATACTGACGGAGATCGTCGAAGACCTCTCGGCGATCGGTGATGTCACGGTCCAGAAGTTGGCCCAGCACGGGACCGACGCCGAGCTGTCCGACCTGCGAACGATCGATTTCGGCATTCTCACCGAGTTAGAGCAGCAGACGCTACAGCGAGCGGTCGCAGACGGCTACTACGACCAGCCCCGGACGACATCCCTGGAGGAACTGGCCGAGCAGTTCGATATCTCGAAAGGGACCCTCTCCCAGCGGCTGCGATCGGCCGAGCGAAAACTCGTTCTGGAGGCGGCCTGCGATAGTTTTGCCGAGGGGACTTAA
- a CDS encoding DUF47 domain-containing protein has product MPSDVDFGEQLEAHTTDYLDRFEDCVTLLPELFDQYAGGEPTAETVERIETLESDCDDTIHDINAAITNAGPGEMGLLNSRIHYNASALLEFYKNLDTVANLAERIADELVIVNPPHDNECFEGLHELAEHTVEAVTVLKEVVAQFIHALCSTDASVSLVDGIDRVSEIESICDDIRNGVIEQAFADDAIEQPLVYREFAILLDELHNTMEDVTDQIIIIASNEQGIVTEPKPENDE; this is encoded by the coding sequence ATGCCATCAGATGTCGACTTCGGGGAGCAACTCGAAGCCCATACCACCGACTACCTCGATCGGTTCGAGGACTGTGTCACGCTGTTGCCGGAGCTGTTCGATCAGTACGCCGGCGGCGAACCGACGGCCGAAACCGTCGAGCGGATCGAAACGCTCGAAAGCGACTGTGACGATACCATTCACGATATCAACGCCGCGATCACGAACGCCGGTCCCGGCGAGATGGGGCTGTTGAACTCCCGGATCCACTACAACGCCTCGGCCCTGCTGGAGTTCTACAAGAACCTCGATACGGTCGCGAATCTCGCGGAACGGATCGCCGACGAACTCGTGATCGTCAACCCGCCGCACGACAACGAGTGTTTCGAGGGGCTCCACGAGCTCGCCGAGCACACGGTTGAGGCGGTCACGGTCCTCAAAGAGGTCGTCGCCCAGTTCATCCACGCACTCTGTTCCACCGACGCGTCGGTCTCGCTCGTCGACGGGATCGATCGAGTAAGCGAGATCGAGAGCATCTGTGACGACATCCGTAACGGCGTGATCGAGCAAGCCTTCGCCGACGACGCGATCGAACAGCCGCTGGTCTACCGCGAGTTCGCCATCCTCCTCGACGAACTCCACAACACGATGGAAGACGTCACCGACCAGATCATCATCATCGCGAGCAACGAGCAGGGAATCGTCACGGAACCGAAACCCGAGAACGACGAGTAG
- a CDS encoding redoxin domain-containing protein, with the protein MISPGQKAPDFSLPGVLDRDPAIYDLHQFIDDVEAVVLAFVPSAHAPVCQDDLRALGESGWAERDDLLVWAITGDSLFANSSAARRLGLDFPVISDFHAGIADSYGVSLDDWHGHRDIPGRALLVIDDDWTVRHAWSPSDPFEVPRGSPFAAVAEALNECGVDVTAPGVEYRVDD; encoded by the coding sequence ATGATCTCGCCCGGCCAGAAAGCCCCCGATTTCTCGCTTCCCGGCGTCCTCGACCGCGACCCCGCGATCTACGATCTCCACCAGTTCATCGACGATGTCGAGGCTGTCGTGCTCGCCTTTGTCCCCTCGGCGCACGCGCCCGTCTGCCAGGACGACCTGCGCGCACTCGGGGAGTCAGGGTGGGCCGAGCGCGACGACCTGCTCGTGTGGGCGATCACGGGTGACTCGCTGTTTGCGAACTCCTCGGCAGCACGCCGACTCGGACTTGATTTTCCCGTCATCAGCGACTTTCACGCCGGGATCGCCGACTCCTACGGCGTGAGTCTGGACGACTGGCACGGCCACCGCGACATCCCCGGTCGGGCGCTACTGGTGATCGACGACGACTGGACTGTGCGGCACGCCTGGTCCCCGTCGGATCCGTTCGAGGTGCCCCGTGGGTCCCCGTTCGCAGCGGTCGCCGAGGCGCTGAACGAGTGTGGCGTCGACGTCACCGCACCCGGGGTCGAGTATCGCGTCGACGACTGA